One Defluviimonas sp. SAOS-178_SWC DNA window includes the following coding sequences:
- a CDS encoding YeeE/YedE family protein — MDILALVEGIGEAPAAALLGLITGIVFGVAAQRSRFCLRAATVEFARGKLGPRVAVWLLCFSTAVVWVQGADLLGFMRVEEARMMAIAGSWAGAIVGGIVFGIGMVLSRGCPGRLLVLASSGNLRSVVSGLIFAVVAQMSLKGILAPLRDRIAGSWITPGGQNVNLIDWSGLPRESGLVLGILIAVLALYLSRRNRIGASTLIFASGVGFSVALGWISTYALAQVSFDPVTISSVTFSGPSASTLMFFLEPVRVLEFDVGLVPGVVLGAGVSALLAGQFRFEGFEGESNMRRSMFGAVLMGFGAMLAGGCSIGAGVTGGSIFAATAWLALFSMWVGAVVTDLLFDQRAERAAA; from the coding sequence ATGGACATTCTTGCACTCGTGGAAGGGATCGGCGAAGCGCCGGCAGCCGCGCTTCTCGGGCTGATCACCGGCATCGTCTTCGGCGTCGCGGCCCAGCGCTCGCGCTTCTGCCTGCGCGCCGCCACGGTGGAATTCGCGCGCGGGAAGCTCGGGCCGCGCGTCGCGGTCTGGCTCCTGTGCTTCTCCACGGCCGTTGTCTGGGTGCAGGGGGCGGACCTCCTCGGCTTCATGCGGGTCGAAGAGGCGCGGATGATGGCCATCGCCGGGTCCTGGGCCGGTGCGATTGTCGGCGGCATCGTCTTCGGCATCGGCATGGTCCTGTCGCGCGGCTGCCCCGGACGGCTCCTCGTCCTCGCCTCGTCGGGCAATCTCCGCTCCGTCGTCTCGGGCCTGATCTTTGCCGTCGTCGCGCAGATGAGCCTCAAGGGCATCCTCGCACCGCTCCGTGATCGGATCGCGGGGTCGTGGATCACGCCCGGCGGCCAGAACGTCAACCTCATCGACTGGAGCGGGCTGCCGCGTGAAAGCGGGCTTGTCCTCGGCATCCTGATCGCGGTTCTGGCACTCTATCTTTCGCGCCGGAACCGGATCGGCGCCTCCACCCTCATCTTCGCCTCGGGCGTCGGTTTTTCCGTGGCACTCGGCTGGATCTCGACCTACGCGCTCGCCCAAGTCAGCTTCGATCCGGTGACAATCAGCTCCGTGACCTTCTCCGGCCCCTCGGCCTCGACGCTCATGTTCTTCCTCGAACCGGTCCGGGTTCTCGAATTCGACGTTGGCCTCGTTCCCGGCGTTGTGCTGGGCGCGGGCGTGTCGGCGCTTCTCGCCGGGCAGTTCCGCTTCGAAGGGTTCGAGGGCGAAAGCAACATGCGCCGCTCGATGTTCGGCGCGGTGCTCATGGGATTCGGCGCGATGCTGGCCGGCGGCTGCTCCATCGGCGCCGGGGTGACGGGCGGGTCGATCTTCGCGGCCACGGCCTGGCTTGCGCTCTTCTCGATGTGGGTCGGCGCGGTTGTCACTGACCTCCTGTTCGACCAGAGGGCCGAACGCGCGGCCGCCTGA
- a CDS encoding COG4315 family predicted lipoprotein: MTRFILLTASLGLSATVLLAAPMTGESAKGAVLTDAKGMTLYTFDTDKDGMSACYDACATNWPPFLAADGDAAMGDFSLTERTDGSHQWTFKGMPLYTWIKDAKPGDITGDGVKDVWHIAQP; encoded by the coding sequence ATGACCCGCTTCATCCTTCTGACCGCCAGCCTTGGCCTTTCCGCCACCGTCCTTCTTGCCGCGCCGATGACCGGCGAGAGCGCCAAGGGCGCGGTGCTGACCGACGCCAAGGGCATGACCCTGTACACCTTCGACACCGACAAGGACGGGATGTCCGCCTGCTATGACGCCTGCGCGACGAACTGGCCGCCCTTCTTGGCCGCCGACGGCGACGCGGCAATGGGCGATTTCAGCTTGACCGAGCGGACGGATGGCAGCCACCAGTGGACCTTCAAGGGCATGCCGCTCTACACTTGGATCAAGGATGCCAAACCGGGCGACATCACCGGCGACGGCGTCAAGGACGTCTGGCACATCGCGCAGCCGTAA
- a CDS encoding sigma-70 family RNA polymerase sigma factor produces the protein MSVLDEIEAAIPRLRRAARALTRDAAAADDLVQDSLERALARRRHWRGDGPVAGWIWKIMLNIHRDGARRAAPHLVVVDELPQVPAAGDAAEDRLALAEVRAAIARLPVDQRQVLVLVALEGQTLQAAAAILGIPEGTLVSRLGRARAALRSMTGRDPRTPLQKKDSR, from the coding sequence ATGAGCGTTCTGGACGAGATCGAGGCGGCCATCCCGAGGCTGAGACGCGCGGCGCGGGCCCTGACCCGCGATGCTGCTGCGGCCGACGACCTTGTCCAGGACAGTCTGGAACGCGCGCTGGCCCGCCGCCGCCACTGGCGCGGCGACGGGCCGGTCGCCGGCTGGATCTGGAAGATCATGCTGAACATCCACCGCGACGGCGCCCGACGTGCCGCCCCGCATCTGGTCGTGGTGGACGAGTTGCCGCAGGTTCCCGCGGCGGGCGACGCGGCCGAGGACCGGCTGGCGCTGGCCGAGGTTCGCGCCGCCATCGCCCGCCTGCCCGTCGATCAGCGCCAGGTGCTGGTTCTGGTGGCGCTGGAGGGCCAGACCCTTCAGGCCGCCGCCGCGATCCTCGGCATTCCCGAAGGCACACTGGTCTCCCGCCTCGGCCGCGCCCGCGCGGCGCTGCGGTCGATGACGGGGCGCGATCCGCGGACGCCCCTGCAAAAGAAGGACAGCCGATGA
- a CDS encoding anti-sigma factor family protein, with translation MSGHPPIPEDDLIRFHAGAITGADRDTMSRRIEDDPAARACLDDWSRQDESLRAAYDGTLDEALPEPLRQRLAEARRQDRAGMRRRLAGPLRIAAAVALLAIGGIGGFILARLDSKVPAQVRVADAALAAYTTYVAEVAHPVEVTASESAHLTQWLSKRLGHPIAPPDFAAAGFRLMGGRLLPSPTGPAALFMYEDDLGRRVTLYVAPGEDSGDTAFRFAERPGAQSFYWIDGSLSYAVTGDIPRDALRAIAVAAYDQMI, from the coding sequence ATGAGCGGCCACCCCCCGATCCCCGAGGATGACCTGATCCGGTTCCATGCCGGCGCGATCACAGGCGCCGACCGCGACACCATGTCCCGGCGGATCGAAGACGACCCGGCTGCGCGTGCCTGCCTCGACGACTGGTCCCGCCAGGACGAGAGTCTGCGCGCCGCCTACGACGGGACCTTGGACGAAGCGCTGCCCGAACCCCTGCGCCAACGGCTGGCCGAGGCCCGCCGCCAGGACCGCGCCGGAATGCGTCGGCGCCTGGCGGGGCCGCTCAGGATCGCGGCGGCGGTCGCGCTTCTGGCGATTGGCGGCATCGGCGGCTTCATCCTCGCCCGCCTCGACAGCAAGGTCCCGGCGCAGGTCCGCGTCGCCGACGCGGCCCTTGCCGCCTACACGACCTACGTGGCCGAGGTCGCCCATCCGGTCGAGGTTACAGCAAGTGAAAGCGCGCACCTGACCCAGTGGCTCTCGAAGCGCCTCGGCCATCCCATCGCCCCGCCTGATTTCGCCGCCGCCGGCTTCCGGTTGATGGGCGGGCGGCTTCTTCCGTCACCGACCGGCCCGGCGGCGCTTTTCATGTACGAGGACGACCTCGGCCGCCGCGTCACGCTTTATGTGGCACCCGGAGAAGACAGCGGCGACACCGCGTTCCGCTTCGCGGAAAGGCCGGGCGCGCAAAGCTTCTACTGGATCGACGGCAGCCTCAGCTATGCGGTGACTGGCGACATCCCGCGCGACGCGCTGCGGGCAATCGCGGTCGCGGCCTACGACCAGATGATCTGA
- a CDS encoding primosomal protein N': MTDFGFFDEGALVSVLTTEPLGRPLDYRAPEGGCFTGAFVEVPLGPRRVLGVVWGPGEGGYDLAKVRPVTRVLDAAPMGAAMRSFLMRAADYTLTPMPAMLRLATRAPGLADPPGPRKVYRRGWAEPDRMTDARARVLDILDEYGGAAFTLGELAGLAGVSTSVVKGMVKHGAVAEEEAPRDLPYPRLAPDLSGKALAEDQAAAAARLRAAIAGGAYGTTLLKGVTGSGKTEVYLEAVAECLRQGRQALVLLPEIALTAEFLTRVEDRFGAMPGEWHSGVTMTERRRLWRMAGEGNVGLVVGARSALFLPFRDLGLIVVDEEHDTSYKQEDGVLYNARDMAVLRASLCDAQVVLASATPCLESWANAEAGKYRRIDLTSRFGVAEMPELRAIDMRDERLEPNRWIGPTLVSGVRERIARGEQALLFLNRRGYAPVTICRACGHQIGCEHCDARMVEHRFLKRLVCHQCGETKPMPEACPHCQAVGRLAPVGPGVERLAEEVAARFPEARVAVLSSDLFSSARALKEKIAEIAGGGADIIIGTQLVAKGHNFPLLTLVGVIDADLGLQGSDLRAAERTFQLMRQVSGRAGRSEKPGVAMLQTYQPEHAVIRAILSGDEEAFWRAEAAERQAAGMPPYGRLAGIVLSAPDVQAVFDFGAELARRDAPLRRIGAQVFGPAPAPVARVRGRHRVRLLVKAAKGVALQPALAEWVGQLKVPNNLRLAIDIDPQSFY, from the coding sequence GTGACTGACTTCGGGTTTTTCGACGAAGGCGCGCTCGTCTCCGTCCTGACGACGGAGCCCTTGGGGCGGCCGCTCGACTACAGGGCGCCGGAAGGCGGGTGTTTCACGGGGGCCTTCGTCGAGGTGCCGCTGGGTCCGCGCCGGGTGCTCGGCGTGGTCTGGGGGCCGGGCGAGGGCGGCTATGACCTTGCCAAGGTGCGCCCCGTCACCCGGGTTCTCGACGCCGCCCCGATGGGCGCGGCGATGCGGTCTTTCCTGATGCGGGCGGCCGATTACACACTGACGCCGATGCCGGCGATGCTGCGGCTCGCGACCCGCGCGCCGGGGCTCGCCGACCCGCCGGGGCCGCGCAAGGTCTACCGCCGGGGCTGGGCGGAGCCCGACCGGATGACGGATGCGCGGGCGCGGGTGCTGGACATTCTGGACGAGTATGGCGGCGCGGCCTTCACGCTTGGCGAGCTGGCGGGGCTGGCCGGCGTTTCGACCAGCGTCGTCAAGGGGATGGTGAAACATGGCGCGGTGGCCGAGGAGGAGGCCCCGCGCGATCTGCCCTATCCCCGGCTCGCTCCCGACCTTTCCGGAAAGGCGCTTGCCGAGGATCAGGCGGCCGCCGCCGCGCGGCTCAGGGCGGCCATCGCGGGCGGGGCCTATGGCACGACGCTGCTGAAAGGTGTGACCGGGTCGGGCAAGACCGAGGTTTACCTCGAAGCCGTGGCCGAATGCCTGCGGCAGGGGCGGCAGGCGCTGGTGCTGCTGCCCGAGATCGCCTTGACGGCGGAATTCCTCACGCGGGTCGAGGACCGCTTCGGCGCGATGCCCGGCGAATGGCATTCCGGCGTGACGATGACCGAGCGCCGGAGGCTCTGGCGGATGGCGGGCGAGGGCAATGTCGGTCTTGTCGTCGGCGCGCGCTCGGCTTTGTTCCTGCCGTTCCGCGACCTTGGCCTCATCGTCGTCGACGAGGAGCATGACACCTCTTACAAGCAGGAGGACGGGGTTCTCTACAATGCCCGCGACATGGCGGTGCTGCGGGCGTCGCTGTGCGATGCGCAGGTGGTGCTGGCCTCGGCAACGCCCTGCCTCGAAAGCTGGGCCAATGCCGAGGCCGGGAAATACCGGCGCATCGACCTGACCTCCCGCTTCGGCGTGGCCGAAATGCCGGAGCTTCGCGCCATCGACATGCGCGACGAACGGCTGGAGCCGAACCGCTGGATCGGCCCGACGCTGGTCTCAGGGGTACGCGAGCGGATCGCGCGGGGGGAGCAGGCGCTTCTTTTCCTCAACCGGCGCGGCTATGCGCCGGTCACGATCTGCCGCGCCTGCGGTCACCAGATCGGCTGCGAGCATTGCGACGCGCGGATGGTCGAGCACCGGTTCCTGAAACGGCTCGTCTGCCACCAATGCGGCGAGACGAAACCGATGCCGGAAGCCTGCCCGCATTGCCAGGCGGTTGGCCGTCTCGCCCCGGTTGGGCCGGGGGTCGAGCGGTTGGCCGAGGAGGTCGCGGCGCGTTTTCCAGAGGCAAGGGTGGCGGTGCTCTCTTCGGATCTCTTCAGTTCGGCCCGGGCGCTGAAGGAGAAGATCGCCGAGATCGCCGGCGGCGGCGCCGACATCATCATCGGCACGCAGCTCGTCGCGAAGGGTCACAACTTCCCGCTCCTGACGCTCGTCGGTGTGATCGATGCCGATCTCGGGCTGCAAGGCTCCGACCTGCGTGCGGCGGAACGGACGTTCCAGCTGATGCGGCAGGTCTCGGGCCGTGCCGGGCGGAGCGAGAAGCCGGGTGTCGCGATGCTTCAGACCTACCAGCCCGAACATGCGGTGATCCGGGCGATCCTGTCGGGCGACGAAGAGGCGTTCTGGCGTGCCGAGGCGGCAGAGAGGCAGGCGGCGGGAATGCCGCCCTATGGGCGCCTTGCCGGGATCGTGCTGTCCGCGCCCGACGTGCAAGCGGTCTTCGACTTCGGCGCCGAGCTTGCCCGCCGCGACGCGCCCTTGCGCCGGATCGGGGCGCAGGTCTTCGGGCCGGCGCCGGCCCCTGTCGCGCGGGTGCGCGGCCGTCACCGCGTGCGGCTTCTCGTCAAGGCGGCGAAGGGCGTGGCGCTGCAACCCGCATTGGCGGAATGGGTCGGCCAGCTGAAGGTGCCGAACAACCTGCGTCTCGCGATCGACATCGACCCGCAGAGTTTTTACTGA
- the fsa gene encoding fructose-6-phosphate aldolase, translating into MKFFVDTADTAAIRELNDLGMVDGVTTNPSLILKSGRDILEVTREICDMVSGPVSAEVVATEAKAMIAEGLKLAKIAPNIAIKVPLTWDGLTACKAFASEGHKVNVTLCFSAAQAILAAKAGASFISPFIGRLDDIHMDGVELIHDIRTIYDNYSFQTEILAASIRSVNHVIDCAKIGADVITAPPAVIKSMANHVLTDKGLDQFLKDWAQTGQKIL; encoded by the coding sequence ATGAAATTCTTCGTCGATACCGCCGACACCGCCGCCATCCGCGAACTCAACGACCTTGGCATGGTCGACGGAGTCACGACGAACCCGTCGTTGATCCTGAAATCGGGCCGCGACATTCTCGAAGTGACCAGGGAAATCTGCGACATGGTCTCGGGCCCCGTTTCTGCCGAAGTGGTGGCCACCGAGGCCAAGGCGATGATCGCCGAAGGCCTGAAGCTTGCCAAGATCGCGCCCAATATCGCGATCAAGGTGCCGCTGACCTGGGACGGGCTCACCGCCTGCAAGGCTTTCGCATCCGAAGGCCACAAGGTCAACGTGACACTGTGCTTCTCAGCCGCGCAGGCGATCCTCGCCGCCAAGGCCGGCGCTTCCTTCATCTCGCCCTTCATCGGCCGGCTCGACGACATCCACATGGACGGCGTCGAACTTATCCACGACATCCGCACGATCTACGACAACTACAGCTTCCAGACCGAGATCCTCGCCGCCTCGATCCGCTCGGTGAACCATGTCATCGACTGCGCCAAGATCGGCGCCGACGTGATCACCGCGCCCCCTGCCGTCATCAAGTCGATGGCGAACCACGTCCTGACCGACAAGGGCCTCGACCAGTTCCTCAAGGACTGGGCGCAGACCGGACAGAAGATTCTCTGA
- a CDS encoding DUF484 family protein codes for MAETANIAADVRDRLIAEPEVILEDRDLMKALIAANERAMGANIVDLRGIAMERLEARLDRLEDTHRSVIAAAYENLAGTNQVHRAILQMLDPTEFEAFLKNIGGEVAQILRVNCVRLVLETVQSDHDPSLSRLGDVLCVAEPGFVDTYMSGGRSGPSRSVVLRQTLLESETIYGRDGAWIRSEAALRLDLGPGRLPGMLALGAEDPHQFRANQGTDLLTFFGGVFERAMRRWLA; via the coding sequence ATGGCCGAAACGGCGAACATTGCGGCGGATGTCAGGGACCGGCTCATCGCCGAGCCGGAGGTGATCCTCGAGGATCGCGACTTGATGAAGGCGCTGATCGCCGCCAATGAACGCGCGATGGGGGCCAATATCGTCGACCTGCGCGGCATCGCCATGGAACGGCTCGAAGCGCGCCTGGACCGGCTTGAGGATACCCATCGGTCTGTCATCGCGGCGGCCTACGAAAACCTCGCCGGCACCAACCAGGTGCACCGCGCCATCCTCCAGATGCTCGACCCGACCGAGTTCGAAGCCTTCCTGAAGAATATCGGCGGCGAGGTGGCCCAGATCCTGCGGGTCAACTGCGTCCGGCTGGTGCTGGAGACCGTGCAATCCGATCACGATCCGTCGCTGAGCCGCCTTGGCGACGTGCTTTGCGTGGCGGAACCGGGTTTCGTCGATACCTACATGTCCGGTGGCCGCTCCGGCCCGTCGCGCAGCGTCGTCCTGCGCCAGACCTTGCTGGAATCCGAGACGATCTACGGCCGGGACGGCGCCTGGATCCGGTCCGAGGCCGCGTTGCGGCTCGATCTCGGCCCGGGCCGCCTGCCGGGGATGCTCGCGCTCGGCGCGGAAGATCCGCATCAGTTCCGCGCCAATCAGGGCACCGACCTTCTGACGTTCTTCGGGGGCGTCTTCGAACGCGCGATGCGGCGCTGGCTGGCCTGA
- a CDS encoding tyrosine recombinase XerC: protein MSIALTPALRDALSTWLDHLSALDGAAENTVKAYRTDVTGFLAFLARHHGEGIAPKRLATITQSDMRAWMAHERQGGTSARSLARKLSAVKGFTRWLSERDGFDPTAILAARSPKFQRKLPRPLSEDGARDVIDLMGSTPREDWIAARDAAVVTLLYGCGLRISEALDLTGADSPLPQSLRIRGKGDKERIVPVLPAARAAVAAYVRLCPLPVEDEPAEALFRGARGGPLNPRLIAKAMEQARLGLGLPASATPHALRHSFATHLLTAGGDLRAIQELLGHASLSTTQAYTAVDTARLMEVYDRAHPRA, encoded by the coding sequence ATGAGCATCGCCCTCACCCCCGCGCTCCGCGACGCGCTCTCCACCTGGCTCGACCACCTCTCGGCCCTTGACGGCGCTGCGGAGAACACGGTGAAGGCCTACCGGACGGACGTGACGGGGTTCCTCGCCTTCCTCGCCCGGCATCACGGCGAGGGGATCGCGCCGAAGCGGCTTGCCACGATCACGCAAAGCGACATGCGCGCCTGGATGGCGCATGAGCGGCAAGGCGGCACCTCAGCCCGCTCGCTCGCCCGCAAGCTTTCGGCGGTCAAGGGCTTCACCCGCTGGCTGTCGGAGCGCGACGGGTTCGATCCGACCGCGATCCTTGCCGCGCGCAGCCCCAAATTCCAGCGCAAGCTGCCGCGCCCCCTGAGCGAGGACGGCGCGCGAGATGTCATCGACCTCATGGGCAGCACCCCGCGAGAGGACTGGATCGCCGCGCGCGATGCCGCCGTGGTGACGCTGCTTTACGGCTGCGGGCTGCGGATCTCCGAAGCGCTTGACCTCACCGGCGCCGACAGCCCGCTGCCGCAATCCCTGCGCATCCGCGGCAAGGGCGACAAGGAGCGGATCGTGCCGGTCCTGCCCGCCGCCCGTGCCGCCGTCGCCGCCTATGTCCGGCTCTGCCCGCTTCCGGTCGAGGACGAACCCGCCGAGGCGCTCTTTCGCGGCGCGCGCGGCGGCCCGCTGAACCCGCGCCTCATCGCCAAGGCGATGGAGCAGGCGCGGCTCGGTCTCGGCCTGCCCGCCTCGGCCACGCCGCATGCCCTCAGGCACAGTTTCGCGACCCACCTTCTGACCGCCGGGGGCGATCTCCGCGCCATTCAGGAACTTCTCGGCCATGCCTCGCTCTCGACGACGCAGGCCTATACAGCGGTTGACACCGCACGCCTCATGGAGGTCTACGACAGGGCGCATCCGCGTGCCTGA
- a CDS encoding CDP-alcohol phosphatidyltransferase family protein, which produces MTPQIKALSVHLFTATGAVLSMLAMLAAVKAEWSLMFLWLVVALIVDGIDGPLARHYHVKTNWPTYDGVLLDLIIDYLTYVFIPAFALFQSGLLPGWTGWCAIIVITYASVIYFADTRMKTTDNSFAGFPACWNMVVIVLFALEPNFYLMLAIIVALALTMFTNLKFVHPVRTERWRWITLPVALAWTAFAGRAAWVDFAAGDLAHWGLGLTSVYLLLAGIAQQIFPERA; this is translated from the coding sequence ATGACCCCGCAGATAAAAGCGCTGTCCGTCCACCTGTTCACCGCGACCGGGGCCGTCTTGTCGATGCTGGCCATGCTCGCCGCGGTCAAGGCGGAATGGAGCCTGATGTTCCTCTGGCTCGTCGTCGCCCTTATCGTCGACGGGATCGACGGCCCGCTCGCCCGCCACTACCACGTCAAGACGAATTGGCCGACCTATGACGGGGTGCTTCTGGATCTCATCATCGACTACCTCACCTATGTCTTCATCCCGGCCTTCGCGCTTTTCCAATCCGGGCTCCTGCCCGGCTGGACCGGCTGGTGCGCGATCATCGTCATCACCTATGCGAGCGTGATCTACTTTGCCGACACGCGGATGAAGACGACCGACAATTCCTTTGCGGGTTTCCCGGCCTGTTGGAACATGGTGGTCATCGTTCTCTTCGCGCTGGAGCCCAATTTCTACCTGATGCTGGCGATCATCGTGGCGCTGGCGCTGACGATGTTCACCAACCTGAAATTCGTCCATCCCGTGCGGACCGAACGCTGGCGCTGGATCACGCTTCCGGTAGCGCTCGCCTGGACGGCCTTCGCCGGCCGCGCGGCCTGGGTCGATTTCGCGGCCGGCGACCTTGCCCATTGGGGGCTCGGGCTGACCTCGGTCTACCTGCTTCTCGCCGGAATCGCCCAGCAGATCTTTCCCGAACGCGCGTAA
- a CDS encoding EamA family transporter: MSLTVFLSVLAAALLHATWNALVRVGASRVGTMMVLSGVQGLIGVAVAATQPVPAAAVWPWLLASGAIHSAYKIFLTFAYEHGDLSRVYPLARGTAPMITLLVGAIWLGEVVVVAEAAGILVLGFGILLLARGVWTSGESRRMLPFAFGSACATAGYTLVDGLGARVAENATVFVGWLFVIDGVIFAAAMLALRGRSSLPSGRRVWAMGSLAAAASYGSYAVAVWAMTLAPIALVAALRETSILFAVLIGWLLFRERMTRAKAVSVGLIAAGVILTRI; this comes from the coding sequence ATGTCGCTCACCGTCTTTCTCTCCGTCCTCGCGGCCGCCCTCCTTCACGCGACCTGGAACGCGCTTGTGCGGGTTGGCGCGAGCAGGGTCGGAACGATGATGGTCCTGTCGGGCGTCCAGGGCCTGATCGGTGTCGCCGTCGCGGCGACCCAGCCGGTCCCGGCAGCGGCAGTCTGGCCTTGGCTTCTGGCGTCCGGCGCGATCCATTCGGCCTACAAGATCTTCCTGACCTTTGCCTACGAGCATGGCGACCTCAGCCGCGTCTATCCGCTTGCCCGCGGCACCGCGCCGATGATCACGCTTCTCGTCGGTGCCATCTGGCTCGGCGAGGTCGTGGTGGTTGCCGAGGCGGCGGGCATCCTCGTCCTCGGGTTCGGCATCCTCCTGCTCGCGCGTGGCGTCTGGACCAGCGGCGAGTCGCGCCGGATGCTGCCCTTCGCCTTCGGTTCGGCCTGCGCGACGGCGGGTTACACGCTGGTGGACGGGCTTGGCGCGCGGGTGGCGGAGAACGCGACGGTCTTCGTCGGCTGGCTTTTCGTGATCGACGGGGTGATCTTTGCCGCCGCGATGCTGGCGCTGCGCGGCCGGTCCTCGCTGCCCTCGGGGCGCAGGGTCTGGGCGATGGGCAGCCTTGCGGCGGCGGCGTCCTACGGCTCTTACGCGGTCGCGGTCTGGGCGATGACCCTCGCCCCGATCGCGCTTGTCGCGGCCCTGCGCGAGACGTCGATCCTCTTCGCGGTTCTCATCGGCTGGCTACTTTTCCGTGAGCGCATGACACGGGCGAAGGCGGTCTCGGTCGGGCTGATCGCGGCGGGTGTGATCCTGACGCGGATCTGA
- a CDS encoding NifU family protein, giving the protein MFIQTESTPNPATLKFLPGLAVLDSGTADFPAPDTAAKSPLARRIFAVDGVTGVFLGNDFVTVTKAEATLWEHIKPAILGAIMEHFQSGQPVIEGERAESAHAAHDGPDSDIVKQIKELLDTRVRPAVAQDGGDITFHGFDRGIVYLHMQGACAGCPSSTLTLKMGIENLLRHYIPEVVEVRPVAA; this is encoded by the coding sequence ATGTTCATCCAGACCGAATCCACGCCGAACCCCGCAACGCTCAAGTTTCTGCCGGGCCTCGCGGTGCTGGACAGCGGCACAGCCGACTTCCCGGCCCCCGATACGGCGGCGAAATCCCCGCTCGCCCGCCGCATCTTCGCGGTCGACGGCGTCACCGGGGTCTTTCTCGGCAACGATTTCGTCACCGTGACCAAGGCCGAGGCCACGCTCTGGGAGCATATCAAGCCCGCGATCCTCGGCGCGATCATGGAACATTTCCAGTCCGGCCAGCCGGTGATCGAGGGCGAGCGCGCGGAAAGCGCCCACGCCGCGCATGATGGGCCGGACAGCGATATCGTCAAGCAGATCAAGGAACTCCTCGACACCCGCGTGCGCCCCGCCGTGGCGCAGGACGGCGGCGACATCACCTTCCACGGCTTCGACCGGGGCATCGTCTACCTGCACATGCAGGGCGCCTGCGCCGGTTGCCCGTCCTCGACCCTGACGCTGAAGATGGGGATCGAGAACCTGCTGCGGCACTACATCCCCGAAGTGGTCGAGGTGCGGCCGGTCGCGGCCTGA
- the tsaB gene encoding tRNA (adenosine(37)-N6)-threonylcarbamoyltransferase complex dimerization subunit type 1 TsaB, translated as MADPLILAFDTSAAHCAAALLSGDIVLAARSEEMGRGQAERLMPLLEELLFETGKSWTDLDALGVGTGPGNFTGIRISVAAARGLALALDIPAVGVNGFDARACGEATSPVLIAIEAPRAMVYLQRRDGNAAEPELRPAADIGALDAPVLWLSDLPGAEMAARIAHVARDRRGEKQPRPAPLYLRPADAAPMRDAPPVILP; from the coding sequence ATGGCCGACCCGCTGATCCTGGCCTTCGACACATCGGCCGCGCATTGCGCGGCCGCTTTGCTGTCGGGCGACATCGTGCTTGCCGCCCGGTCCGAGGAGATGGGGCGCGGCCAGGCCGAACGGCTGATGCCACTTCTGGAAGAACTCCTCTTCGAAACGGGCAAGAGCTGGACCGATCTCGACGCGCTCGGGGTCGGCACCGGGCCGGGCAACTTCACCGGCATCCGCATCTCGGTCGCAGCCGCACGGGGCCTTGCGCTCGCTCTGGATATCCCCGCCGTCGGGGTCAACGGCTTCGACGCCCGCGCCTGCGGAGAGGCGACATCCCCGGTCTTGATCGCCATCGAGGCGCCGCGCGCGATGGTCTACCTGCAACGGCGGGATGGGAACGCGGCAGAGCCCGAACTTCGCCCGGCCGCCGACATCGGCGCGCTCGATGCGCCGGTCCTGTGGCTCTCCGACCTGCCAGGGGCAGAGATGGCGGCGCGCATCGCCCACGTGGCGCGCGACCGAAGGGGCGAGAAACAGCCCCGCCCCGCCCCCCTCTACCTGCGACCCGCCGATGCCGCGCCAATGCGCGACGCGCCGCCGGTGATCCTGCCGTGA
- the rimI gene encoding ribosomal protein S18-alanine N-acetyltransferase, giving the protein MTGQTDPVELAAIHAESFTVPRPWGADEIAGTLTQPGSFLLTAADGFLIGRVIAGEAELLTLAVRPAGRRRGTGALLVGAFLDASRVQKAERAFLEVAADNAAARALYRRAGFSEAGRRRAYYRTPDGVAVDAIVMSLDLG; this is encoded by the coding sequence GTGACCGGCCAGACCGATCCGGTCGAACTGGCTGCGATCCATGCCGAGAGTTTTACCGTGCCGCGCCCCTGGGGCGCCGATGAAATCGCCGGGACCCTGACCCAGCCGGGCAGCTTCCTCTTGACCGCCGCCGACGGTTTCCTGATCGGAAGGGTCATCGCGGGCGAGGCCGAACTCCTGACCCTCGCCGTCCGCCCCGCCGGGCGCAGGCGGGGCACGGGCGCCCTGCTCGTGGGCGCGTTCCTCGACGCGTCCCGCGTGCAAAAGGCGGAGCGCGCCTTTCTCGAAGTGGCCGCCGACAACGCCGCAGCCCGTGCGCTCTACCGTCGCGCGGGCTTTTCCGAGGCGGGGCGCAGGCGGGCTTACTATCGCACCCCGGACGGTGTCGCGGTCGATGCGATCGTGATGTCTCTCGATCTCGGCTGA